The Aggregatilinea lenta genome includes a region encoding these proteins:
- a CDS encoding sugar-binding protein, producing MKSLLRLVNVLVLVMMVASPLAVGDGAPVAKAQDDTFTLAWIPKSLNNPVFELGRDGCMAAAAELTASTGQTVECLYLGSVNSDMAEQARVIEDAISQGVDAIGVSCNDPDGCVDPINAAIDAGIPVMTWDSDSPESNRITYLGVDNYTGGVAAANLLIKEMGTSGKVALLTGVPGAFNLEERIRGFKDGIAGTDIEIVATVACNDDINLGVQVVEETMLANPDLNGWFFVGLWPVFAGQGAMPQFEDAVLNNGLKAVAFDTLPVELEWVQDGLLHGLVGQKYWGWGYDTVYMLYDHVTNGTTYADWTDSGMDIVSINNVEAMAAAWENADFTQPLPPAYPPEDGKFTLAWIPKSLNNPVFELGRDGCMKAAEEMSGLYEGVEVECLYLGSVNSDMAEQARVIEDAISQGVDAIGVSCNDPDGCVDPINAAIDAGIPVMTWDSDSPESNRFTYLGVDNYTGGWAAGELLVKAMGEEGKVALLTGVPGAFNLEERIRGFKDYVAQYPGIEIVATVACNDDINLGVQVVEETMLANPDLNGWFFVGLWPVFAGQGAMPLFEEAALNNGLKAVAFDTLPVELEWVQDGLLHGLVGQKYWGWGYDTLHMAFSHALNLYPYPDWSDSGMDIVTINNVDAMAQAWETSDFTQPLPPAFPEE from the coding sequence ATGAAGAGTTTGTTGCGTCTAGTTAATGTTTTGGTCCTGGTGATGATGGTGGCCTCGCCCCTCGCAGTGGGGGATGGCGCGCCTGTCGCCAAGGCTCAGGATGACACGTTCACCCTCGCGTGGATTCCCAAGTCGCTGAACAACCCGGTGTTTGAGCTTGGCCGCGACGGCTGCATGGCGGCGGCAGCGGAATTGACCGCGTCGACCGGCCAGACCGTCGAGTGCCTGTACCTCGGTTCGGTGAACTCGGACATGGCGGAGCAGGCGCGCGTGATCGAGGATGCGATCTCGCAGGGTGTGGACGCCATCGGCGTGAGCTGCAACGACCCTGACGGCTGCGTGGACCCGATCAACGCGGCGATCGACGCAGGCATCCCGGTCATGACCTGGGACTCCGACTCGCCCGAATCCAACCGTATCACCTATCTCGGCGTGGACAACTATACGGGTGGTGTGGCTGCCGCCAACCTCCTGATCAAAGAAATGGGCACTTCCGGCAAGGTTGCGCTGCTGACGGGCGTGCCGGGCGCGTTCAATCTTGAAGAGCGCATTCGCGGCTTCAAGGATGGCATTGCGGGCACGGACATCGAGATCGTGGCAACCGTTGCCTGCAACGACGACATCAACCTGGGTGTGCAGGTAGTCGAAGAGACCATGCTCGCCAACCCCGACCTGAACGGCTGGTTCTTCGTGGGCCTGTGGCCGGTCTTCGCGGGCCAGGGCGCGATGCCGCAGTTCGAGGACGCTGTGCTGAACAATGGCCTGAAGGCTGTGGCCTTCGACACGCTGCCGGTCGAGCTGGAATGGGTCCAGGACGGTCTGCTGCACGGCCTGGTCGGCCAGAAGTATTGGGGCTGGGGCTACGACACGGTCTATATGCTCTACGACCATGTCACGAACGGCACCACCTACGCTGACTGGACCGACAGCGGCATGGACATCGTGTCGATCAACAACGTCGAGGCGATGGCTGCCGCGTGGGAAAACGCTGACTTCACGCAGCCGCTGCCCCCGGCCTACCCGCCCGAAGATGGCAAGTTCACTCTGGCGTGGATCCCCAAGTCGCTGAACAACCCGGTGTTTGAGCTTGGCCGCGATGGCTGCATGAAGGCTGCCGAAGAAATGAGCGGCCTGTACGAGGGCGTCGAAGTCGAGTGCCTGTACCTCGGTTCGGTGAACTCGGACATGGCGGAGCAGGCGCGCGTGATCGAGGACGCGATCTCGCAGGGCGTGGACGCCATCGGCGTGAGCTGCAACGACCCTGACGGCTGCGTGGACCCGATCAACGCGGCGATCGACGCAGGCATCCCGGTCATGACCTGGGACTCCGACTCGCCCGAATCCAACCGCTTCACCTACCTCGGCGTCGATAACTACACCGGCGGCTGGGCGGCTGGCGAGCTGCTGGTCAAGGCGATGGGTGAAGAGGGCAAGGTTGCGCTGCTGACGGGCGTGCCGGGCGCGTTCAATCTTGAAGAGCGCATTCGCGGCTTCAAGGACTACGTGGCCCAGTATCCGGGCATCGAGATCGTGGCAACCGTCGCCTGCAACGACGACATCAACCTGGGTGTGCAGGTGGTCGAAGAGACCATGCTCGCCAACCCCGACCTGAACGGCTGGTTCTTTGTGGGTCTGTGGCCGGTCTTCGCGGGCCAGGGCGCGATGCCGCTCTTTGAAGAGGCTGCGCTCAACAATGGCCTGAAGGCTGTGGCCTTCGACACGCTGCCGGTCGAGCTGGAATGGGTCCAGGACGGCCTGCTGCACGGCCTGGTCGGCCAGAAGTATTGGGGTTGGGGCTACGACACGCTGCACATGGCGTTCAGTCACGCGCTCAATCTCTACCCCTATCCCGACTGGTCGGACAGCGGCATGGACATCGTGACGATCAACAACGTCGACGCGATGGCCCAGGCCTGGGAAACCTCCGATTTCACGCAGCCGCTGCCTCCGGCCTTCCCCGAGGAATAA